A single window of Nicotiana sylvestris chromosome 5, ASM39365v2, whole genome shotgun sequence DNA harbors:
- the LOC104231668 gene encoding SEC12-like protein 1: protein MDGGDVTVEGKVTCASWIKRPENAHLVVIAKSNGTSSSSLEIFSFDPITTSLSTSPKATYVFEESGNAVCIAVHPTGDDFVCSTTTDCKLFELYGHEDNIKFVCKEFPLEDVGPQKCMAFSVDGSKLATGGVDGHFRLFEWPTMRIIVDEPKAHKSFRDMDFSLDSEFLASTSTDGAARIWKTSDGVPVTLTRNSDENIELCRFSKDGTKPFLFTTIQKGNKTLMAVWDISTWKKIGHKSLLKKPASIMSISLDGKYLALGSKDGDVCVIEVKNMEISSLHRRVHLGTNITSLEFCPSERVALTTSSQWGAMVTKLNVPADWKEWQIYLLLLALFLASAVLFYVFFENSDSFWNFPDPSSRPKIGTVHTDPTSDDWSSFGPVDL, encoded by the exons ATGGACGGCGGTGATGTTACGGTGGAAGGGAAGGTGACGTGTGCATCATGGATCAAACGGCCTGAAAACGCGCATCTGGTGGTGATTGCTAAGTCTAACGGAACTTCCTCCTCTTCGCTCGAGATTTTCTCCTTTGATCCCATCACTACTTCTCTTTCTACTTCTCCCAAG GCGACATATGTATTTGAGGAAAGTGGTAATGCGGTGTGCATTGCAGTACATCCAACTGGGGACGACTTTGTGTGCTCCACTACCACTGATTGCAA GTTGTTTGAGTTATATGGTCATGAAGATAATATAAAATTTGTATGCAAGGAGTTTCCTCTCGAAGATGTTGGTCCACAAAAATGCATGGCCTTTAGTGTTGATGGTTCCAAATTAGCCACTGGCGGAGTT GATGGACATTTCAGACTTTTTGAGTGGCCTACCATGCGCATTATTGTGGATGAACCTAAAGCTCACAAGTCATTCAGAGACATGGATTTCAG CTTAGATTCAGAGTTCTTAGCTTCCACATCCACAGATGGTGCCGCCAGAATATGGAAGACAAGCGACGGTGTCCCAGTAACTTTAACACGAAATTCA GATGAGAATATTGAGCTCTGCAGGTTCTCTAAAGATGGGACAAAACCATTTTTGTTCACTACCATTCAGAAAG GCAATAAGACATTGATGGCAGTTTGGGACATCAGTACATGGAAGAAAATTGGACATAAAAGCCTGTTAAAAAAGCCAGCTTCCATTATGTCAATTAGTTTGGATGGGAAATATCTTGCATT GGGAAGCAAAGATGGTGATGTCTGTGTTATTGAAGTGAAAAATATGGAGATCTCCTCTTTGCACAGGAGAGTGCACTTGGGTACTAATATTACTTCTTTGGAGTTTTGTCCTAGTGAAAG GGTTGCTCTTACCACTTCCTCTCAATGGGGAGCAATGGTGACAAAGTTAAATGTCCCAGCTGATTGGAAAG AGTGGCAGATTTATCTATTACTCTTGGCATTATTTTTGGCATCGGCTGTCTTATTTTATGTGTTCTTCGAGAATTCTGATTCTTTCTGGAACTTTCCCGATCCATCTTCAAGACCAAAGATTGGAACTGTCCATACAGATCCAACATCTGATGACTGGAGCAGCTTTGGACCTGTAGATTTGTAA